One genomic segment of Equus przewalskii isolate Varuska chromosome 13, EquPr2, whole genome shotgun sequence includes these proteins:
- the CNOT6 gene encoding CCR4-NOT transcription complex subunit 6 isoform X7: MVSLRELHLNNNLLRVLPFELGKLFQLQTLGLKGNPLTQDILNLYLEPDGTRRLLNYLLDNLAGTAKRISTEQPPPRSWIMLQEPDRTRPTALFSVMCYNVLCDKYATRQLYGYCPSWALNWDYRKKAIIQEILSCNADIVSLQEVETEQYYSFFLVELKERGYNGFFSPKSRARTMSEQERKHVDGCAIFFKTEKFTLVQKHTVEFNQLAMANSEGSEAMLNRVMTKDNIGVAVLLELRKELIEMSSGKPHLGTEKQLILVANAHMHWDPEYSDVKLVQTMMFLSEVKNIIDKASRSLQSSVLGEFGAIPLVLCADLNSLPDSGVVEYLSTGGVETNHKDFKELRYNESLTNFSCNGKNGTTNGRITHGFKLKSAYESGLMPYTNYTFDFKLRTFSSTSDNLSMKPCVVMKTIYRREKLHGERSGRLWTECNGWYMYVLIFLNL; this comes from the exons GGAACTCCATTTAAATAACAACCTGTTACGAGTTCTACCTTTTGAGCTGGGAAAACTGTTTCAGTTGCAGACTTTAGGCCTGAAAG gaAATCCACTTACCCAAGATATATTGAACCTCTATTTGGAACCAGATGGAACAAGAAGGCTACTGAACTATTTGCTTGATAATTTGGCAGGTACTGCAAAAAGAA TTTCAACAGAACAACCACCTCCAAGATCTTGGATTATGTTACAAGAACCAGACAGAACAAGGCCTACTG CCTTGTTTTCTGTCATGTGCTACAATGTTCTTTGTGATAAATACGCGACCCGGCAGTTATACGGCTACTGTCCATCATGGGCGCTAAACTGGGACTACAGGAAAAAGGCCATTATTCAAGAAATCTTGAGCTGCAATGCTGATATCGTAAGTCTTCAG GAGGTTGAAACAGAACAGTATTACAGTTTTTTTCTGGTAGAACTGAAAGAACGTGGCTATAATGGATTCTTTAGTCCTAAATCTAGAGCTAGGACAATgtcagaacaagaaagaaaacatgttgaTGGCTGTGCAATATTCTTCAAGACAGAAAA atttactTTGGTTCAGAAACACACTGTTGAATTTAATCAGCTAGCGATGGCAAATTCAGAAGGGTCTGAAGCTATGCTGAACAGAGTCATGACAAAAGATAACATTGGAGTTGCAGTACTGCTAGAACTTCGAAAGGAATTGATTGAAATGTCAT CTGGAAAACCACATCTCGGAACAGAAAAACAACTGATTCTTGTGGCTAATGCTCATATGCATTGGGACCCTGAATACTCTGATGTGAAGTTGGTTCAGACAATGATGTTCCTCTCAGAAGTGAAGAACATTATTGACAAAGCCTCACGGAGCCTCCAGTCCAGTGTGTTGGGAGAGTTTGGAGCTATTCCACTGGTGTTGTGTGCAGATCTTAATTCTTTGCCAGACTCTG gtGTTGTAGAATATTTGAGCACTGGTGGAGTAGAAACAAACCATAAAGACTTTAAGGAGCTGAGATATAATGAAAGTCTTACAAACTTCAGCTGCAATGGGAAAAATGGGACGACCAATGGCAGGATCACGCATGGGTTCAAGTTAAAGAGTGCCTACGAGAGTGGCCTGATGCCCTACACGAACTACACCTTCGATTTCAAG CTTAGGACATTTTCTTCGACCAGTGACAACTTATCCATGAAACCCTGTGTTGTCATGAAAACTATCTACAGGAGAGAGAAGCTGCACGGTGAAAGATCTGGGCGTCTGTGGACTGAATGTAATGGCTGGTATATGTACgttctgatatttttaaatctttaa
- the CNOT6 gene encoding CCR4-NOT transcription complex subunit 6 isoform X5, with amino-acid sequence MVSLRELHLNNNLLRVLPFELGKLFQLQTLGLKGNPLTQDILNLYLEPDGTRRLLNYLLDNLAGTAKRISTEQPPPRSWIMLQEPDRTRPTALFSVMCYNVLCDKYATRQLYGYCPSWALNWDYRKKAIIQEILSCNADIVSLQEVETEQYYSFFLVELKERGYNGFFSPKSRARTMSEQERKHVDGCAIFFKTEKFTLVQKHTVEFNQLAMANSEGSEAMLNRVMTKDNIGVAVLLELRKELIEMSSGKPHLGTEKQLILVANAHMHWDPEYSDVKLVQTMMFLSEVKNIIDKASRSLQSSVLGEFGAIPLVLCADLNSLPDSGVVEYLSTGGVETNHKDFKELRYNESLTNFSCNGKNGTTNGRITHGFKLKSAYESGLMPYTNYTFDFKGIIDYIFYSKPQLNTLGILGPLDHHWLVENNISGCPHPLIPSDHFSLFAQLELLLPFLPQVNGIHLPSRR; translated from the exons GGAACTCCATTTAAATAACAACCTGTTACGAGTTCTACCTTTTGAGCTGGGAAAACTGTTTCAGTTGCAGACTTTAGGCCTGAAAG gaAATCCACTTACCCAAGATATATTGAACCTCTATTTGGAACCAGATGGAACAAGAAGGCTACTGAACTATTTGCTTGATAATTTGGCAGGTACTGCAAAAAGAA TTTCAACAGAACAACCACCTCCAAGATCTTGGATTATGTTACAAGAACCAGACAGAACAAGGCCTACTG CCTTGTTTTCTGTCATGTGCTACAATGTTCTTTGTGATAAATACGCGACCCGGCAGTTATACGGCTACTGTCCATCATGGGCGCTAAACTGGGACTACAGGAAAAAGGCCATTATTCAAGAAATCTTGAGCTGCAATGCTGATATCGTAAGTCTTCAG GAGGTTGAAACAGAACAGTATTACAGTTTTTTTCTGGTAGAACTGAAAGAACGTGGCTATAATGGATTCTTTAGTCCTAAATCTAGAGCTAGGACAATgtcagaacaagaaagaaaacatgttgaTGGCTGTGCAATATTCTTCAAGACAGAAAA atttactTTGGTTCAGAAACACACTGTTGAATTTAATCAGCTAGCGATGGCAAATTCAGAAGGGTCTGAAGCTATGCTGAACAGAGTCATGACAAAAGATAACATTGGAGTTGCAGTACTGCTAGAACTTCGAAAGGAATTGATTGAAATGTCAT CTGGAAAACCACATCTCGGAACAGAAAAACAACTGATTCTTGTGGCTAATGCTCATATGCATTGGGACCCTGAATACTCTGATGTGAAGTTGGTTCAGACAATGATGTTCCTCTCAGAAGTGAAGAACATTATTGACAAAGCCTCACGGAGCCTCCAGTCCAGTGTGTTGGGAGAGTTTGGAGCTATTCCACTGGTGTTGTGTGCAGATCTTAATTCTTTGCCAGACTCTG gtGTTGTAGAATATTTGAGCACTGGTGGAGTAGAAACAAACCATAAAGACTTTAAGGAGCTGAGATATAATGAAAGTCTTACAAACTTCAGCTGCAATGGGAAAAATGGGACGACCAATGGCAGGATCACGCATGGGTTCAAGTTAAAGAGTGCCTACGAGAGTGGCCTGATGCCCTACACGAACTACACCTTCGATTTCAAG GGTATAATTGACTACATCTTTTACTCTAAACCTCAACTGAACACTTTAGGCATCCTGGGACCTCTGGATCACCATTGGCTAGTTGAGAATAATATCAGCGGCTGCCCACACCCACTCATCCCCTCTGATCACTTCTCACTTTTTGCACAACTGGAGCTCTTACTGCCTTTCCTGCCCCAAGTTAACGGCATTCACCTTCCCAGCAGGAGGTAG
- the CNOT6 gene encoding CCR4-NOT transcription complex subunit 6 isoform X6: MVSLRELHLNNNLLRVLPFELGKLFQLQTLGLKGNPLTQDILNLYLEPDGTRRLLNYLLDNLAVSTEQPPPRSWIMLQEPDRTRPTALFSVMCYNVLCDKYATRQLYGYCPSWALNWDYRKKAIIQEILSCNADIVSLQEVETEQYYSFFLVELKERGYNGFFSPKSRARTMSEQERKHVDGCAIFFKTEKFTLVQKHTVEFNQLAMANSEGSEAMLNRVMTKDNIGVAVLLELRKELIEMSSGKPHLGTEKQLILVANAHMHWDPEYSDVKLVQTMMFLSEVKNIIDKASRSLQSSVLGEFGAIPLVLCADLNSLPDSGVVEYLSTGGVETNHKDFKELRYNESLTNFSCNGKNGTTNGRITHGFKLKSAYESGLMPYTNYTFDFKGIIDYIFYSKPQLNTLGILGPLDHHWLVENNISGCPHPLIPSDHFSLFAQLELLLPFLPQVNGIHLPSRR, from the exons GGAACTCCATTTAAATAACAACCTGTTACGAGTTCTACCTTTTGAGCTGGGAAAACTGTTTCAGTTGCAGACTTTAGGCCTGAAAG gaAATCCACTTACCCAAGATATATTGAACCTCTATTTGGAACCAGATGGAACAAGAAGGCTACTGAACTATTTGCTTGATAATTTGGCAG TTTCAACAGAACAACCACCTCCAAGATCTTGGATTATGTTACAAGAACCAGACAGAACAAGGCCTACTG CCTTGTTTTCTGTCATGTGCTACAATGTTCTTTGTGATAAATACGCGACCCGGCAGTTATACGGCTACTGTCCATCATGGGCGCTAAACTGGGACTACAGGAAAAAGGCCATTATTCAAGAAATCTTGAGCTGCAATGCTGATATCGTAAGTCTTCAG GAGGTTGAAACAGAACAGTATTACAGTTTTTTTCTGGTAGAACTGAAAGAACGTGGCTATAATGGATTCTTTAGTCCTAAATCTAGAGCTAGGACAATgtcagaacaagaaagaaaacatgttgaTGGCTGTGCAATATTCTTCAAGACAGAAAA atttactTTGGTTCAGAAACACACTGTTGAATTTAATCAGCTAGCGATGGCAAATTCAGAAGGGTCTGAAGCTATGCTGAACAGAGTCATGACAAAAGATAACATTGGAGTTGCAGTACTGCTAGAACTTCGAAAGGAATTGATTGAAATGTCAT CTGGAAAACCACATCTCGGAACAGAAAAACAACTGATTCTTGTGGCTAATGCTCATATGCATTGGGACCCTGAATACTCTGATGTGAAGTTGGTTCAGACAATGATGTTCCTCTCAGAAGTGAAGAACATTATTGACAAAGCCTCACGGAGCCTCCAGTCCAGTGTGTTGGGAGAGTTTGGAGCTATTCCACTGGTGTTGTGTGCAGATCTTAATTCTTTGCCAGACTCTG gtGTTGTAGAATATTTGAGCACTGGTGGAGTAGAAACAAACCATAAAGACTTTAAGGAGCTGAGATATAATGAAAGTCTTACAAACTTCAGCTGCAATGGGAAAAATGGGACGACCAATGGCAGGATCACGCATGGGTTCAAGTTAAAGAGTGCCTACGAGAGTGGCCTGATGCCCTACACGAACTACACCTTCGATTTCAAG GGTATAATTGACTACATCTTTTACTCTAAACCTCAACTGAACACTTTAGGCATCCTGGGACCTCTGGATCACCATTGGCTAGTTGAGAATAATATCAGCGGCTGCCCACACCCACTCATCCCCTCTGATCACTTCTCACTTTTTGCACAACTGGAGCTCTTACTGCCTTTCCTGCCCCAAGTTAACGGCATTCACCTTCCCAGCAGGAGGTAG